Within Harpia harpyja isolate bHarHar1 chromosome 4, bHarHar1 primary haplotype, whole genome shotgun sequence, the genomic segment AGCAGAGGAACAcaaaaattcctaaaaaaaagaccaaaaataaaCTAACTTTCTATGCGCAATTTCCCCTTCccttacaggaagaaaaagttggAGAAAGAGACATTGATTCAGACTGCAGTGAAAAGAGTTCATCCTTCTGGGATTTTTCTCAATCCCACAGACACCATTGTCCTCTCTGTTGTGTTCCTGCACCTCTCCCTGCACACCCTCATTGCAACTTCTTCACAGTGGTGTCTATTGCCCATGACAGATGCCTCCATACCTCCACACACTTCCtcaaaaatgtctctttttctggTACCTGTGATTCTTCAGTCACAGTGTCCAACATGCTGGCTGACCTCTTCTCTTTAAAGAAGGGCATTTCTTTTGAAGGTTTCATGgcttacataatttttttcacatctttgctCGCATAGAGATCTGATCATCATAACAACCTATGATTCCTACCGAGCCATCTGCAACCCTTTGCACAACTTGACCATCATGAGCTGGAGGGTGTGCCTACAACTGGCTGGAGCacgtctgtgctggttttggctgggatagagttaattttcttcacagtacctAGTagggggctgtgttttggatttgcactgaaaacagtgttgataatacagagaggTTTTTGTTActactgagcagtgcttacacagcatcaaggccttttctgcttttcatactGACCCACCAACGAGCAGGCTgcgggtgcacaagaagttgggaggggacacagctggggcagctgaccccagctgaccaaagggatatccatatgacatcatgctcagcatagaaagctgggggaagaagaaggaagggggggatgttcagagtgatgacgttcatcttcccaagtaaccgttacatgtgatggagccctgcttgcCTGGAGATGGATAAATGCCTGCCTGCCAATgtgaagtagtgaatgaattccttgttttgctttacttgcatgcgcagtttttgctttacctattaaactgtctttatctcaacccatgagttttcttacttttactgttctgattgtctcccccatcccaccggggaggAGTTAGTgagtagctgtgtggtgcttagctgctggctggggttaaaccatgacaaagtcCTAGGGCTCTagtaaaagaaaagttttatgcAAAATTTTCTGCTAAGGACCTGAAGAGGGACTGTGTGTTAGGCAGTACCCTCCAGATGTTCCCCACTGATACTGGAAAGAGTGCTCCCAGAGTCCCTCACCAATACCAGGGAAGACACACCAGGTCTATTCTGGGTGGAAGCAAGTCAAACAGTGGTGATCACTACAGATCTGCTCAACAGAGCCTCCCAAACAGTCTTGATCACATCATCTACTTTGTCTCATATccccattttctgctttttcccctcctagGTTCCTCCTCTTTATCACTTGTCCCCTCCCAAATAAACAGATCATCCTGTTTACTCTGATTCCTGGGCTCCAATTTTGCAGACCTTTTTTTGGAATGAATGAATTGGTGGCCAAATTACAAGGGTGACTGCAGTTAGATAGGTGACCAGGACAAACTGAGTTACCACTTCTGTGAATCATCCAGCCTATTCATGTCTGTCTGGGGAGTTATGAGAGAAGATCTGGTCCCTCTCTTCTCTACTAAACTGACATTATATAAGTACCTTTCTGTGCTATTTTGATTCTACTTTAATTTTCTTAACTATCTGGGTCAGAGGCAAAATAAGTTCTTGGAGGGAGGGCTTGCTTTTATAGACATGCCTCCCACACTTCAACAATCAGAAAGAAATTCTTTTTCCAGACAGATAAAGTGATATTAGCTCCAGCTAATGTGAGTTGTCTGCAAGGTAGCAGGAGAAAGAGACCTCACTCTCTATCCATTGCTGTTGTTGCAAAAATAACCGGAATACAATTGTGATCAGGTCAGGACTGAAGCAGGTTATTACTACAGCTATAGGggagagcagagagcagcagtgaCAGACTCTGCTGATGTGAAGTCCCCCCAAATGGGGCAGTTACAGAGTTTATACGCCTTAGGGTTACACAACCCATTCTTCACCAAAACTGTGTCAGATAATAAGGACATGACAAATAACAACAGTGATTGAAATCCTTCAGATAAGGAGGCTTTAGACAGTACATCCTTTTACAAATAATCCACTCCGTTAATGAAATCATGATGACTGGCAAGACCATTAGATGCAAATGTTTCTTAAACTAGTGAGGTCTGGAAAGGCCTATGAGAAAtcaattattttgtttccacACTGTCTATAGCCAAGGTATTGTGGGTGTAAGCCTGCAGTGCAGCCACATGCCTGTGTCCAAGGTATAATTCTGCTGCAAGGGGCTGCAAGGGGACGTTTAGAATTAGGTGAATCGTGGCTGTGACTCCATTGACTGTATTAGTGTATTGACTTAAGgttgcaaggttttggtagcaaggctttggtagcaggggggctacaggggtggcttctgtgagaagacacgaGAAACTGTCCCCaagtcagacagagccagttccagctggctccaagacagacccactgctggccaaaactgagccaatcagcgacattggtagtgcctctgtgataacatagaTAAGAAGGGGTAAAAAATGTTGTGAAACAGCAACAGGGAGATagaagtgagaatatgtgagagaaacaccccTGCAGGCACCAAgatcaatgaagaaggagggggaggatgtgCTCCATGTGCCAGgaccagagattcccctgcagcctgtggtgaagaccatggtgacgcAGGTtgtcaccctgcagcccatggaggtccatggtggaggaTATCCACCCTGAAGCCTGTGAAGAACCCCACGCCAGAGCAAGTGGATGtaccctgaaggaagctgtgaccccatggacAGCCCATGCTGGAAGAGGTTCCTGGCAGGAACTGCCatcccatggagaggagcccacactagagcaggttttctggcaggacttgtgaccctgcgggggacccatgctggagcagtctgctcctgaacAACTGCATCCtttggaaaggacccatgctgaatCAGTTCATGAAGAAAtgaagcctgtgggaaggacccacattggagaattttgtgaaggactgtctcctgtgggtgggacgccatgctggtgcagaggaagcgtgaggaggaaggagtggcacaGACGACACATAATAAACtaaccacaacccccattccctgtccccctgcaccactcaaagggggagaaggtagagaagtcaggagtgaagttgagctcaggaagaagggaaggctggggggaaggtgtttttagatttgttcttttttctcattaGCCTACTCTGTGGTTAagtggcaataaattaaattaatttccccaagtcgagtctgttttgcctgtgacagtaattgctgagtgatgtccctgtccttatctcaacccacgaacttttcatcatattttgtgcccctgtccagttgaggagagggagtgatagagtggcttggggGGCACCTGgaggccagccaaggtcaacccaccacaattaaCTAGAATGTGggtgtcaacccaccacaattaaCTAGAACAGAGGGGTGACTATGTGAGATAAAGACCTCTGTACTGTGAATATCTACCCTTCCAAAGATGGAGTTGTTCCTGTGTTGTGCACCTACTAGGAAAATTAAAGCCACACATGGGAAAGGATTCATCACTTTGACCACCAGGCTACATCCCTAGTCACTGGAACAAAACAGAGACTTTCACCTGCTCTGCATTTGAAGTTCTGAAATACCTCTGGCCATTGGCTCTTTGCACCAAGGAGAGAGAAGATGACTTGAGCTGAGTGCAGATCACTGAAAATGGGGAGCTGGGCTGATCCCTAATGGGACTTCTGCTCATATGATGAGACGGTGTTCTTAGCTCAGGAACACTCCCAGAGACATTGGAGTATGCCTAGAAATTTCCAGTTCTGAACTGACAGAAGTTTAGGCAACTCTGACAGTTTGTCTTGTGGGGAAGGCAATGTAACAACATATTTCTCCAATGTAGGTCCCTGAAAATGAGCTTTCTCTTCTGCCCAGGAACAGTAGTATTTTCACAGATTAAATTAGTCAATGGAAATCCTGGATTTGAAGGCAGCTTGGCCACTGTGAGAATGATGCCTTGCCCTGACCACATGGCACCCAAAGACTTGTCTCACTGCAACTGCTCCACTACAGCAGCAGAGACTCCCAGAGCGTTTCTGGTGGTTGCGACTGTGGATCCCTGTCTCCAGCACTTCAGAAAGTGCCTTGGGAGCTAGAGAGGTCATTTCCCTCCTTCTAGTGAGTTGCAAATGACCACTGCATTACATGGCCATCATGAACAGCAGGCATGTCTCTTCATGGTGGCATCTTATTAGGGCATTGgccctgtcttcatctcaacctcTATAGTATTCAGGGTCAGGCTGCCAGTCTGGGGTCCCAGCATCATCAATCACTTCTTCTGGGATAGCAGCCCCTTGATGGAGCTGATCTGTGCTAGTCTTTCTACACACTCCAGAGGGTGTTGCAAGAGGAACCCATCAGGTTCATTGGTGAGCCACAACCCCTGTTGGTCCCTTTCCGATGCACAGCTGCTTGGTTGCAGGACAGCAGCAAGAATCAGCAAGAAATTCCCAGGAAAGGGCCAGTGATGTCAAAGGCTGATGGCAGCCTCCTTCAGCCCCACATGCCCTGCCTGGGTGCTGCACCCCAGAGACTGTGCTGGGCCGCCTGCTACTGGGTCACCTCCCAGTAAAGAAACAGCCCTATTTCTTCACAATGCGTGGCTATCTTTTATTTATAGTAACAATAGGAAGTGAGAAAAAAGAcccccttgtcgtggtttaacaccagccagcatctaagcaccacgcagccatttgctcactcccccctaacacagtgggatggggagagaatcagaaaaaaaagttaaactcatgggctgagataaaggcatttaataggacagaaaggaagaaaataataatgataatgattataatgataatagtaataaaatgacaataataataataaaacaattagaatatacaaaacaagtgatgcacaatgcaatctcTCACCACTTGCTAACCGATGCCCAGTGAGTTCCTGTCACAACCCAGagtggacagaccagggagttatgtttaattcaaaattccctcaggctaaattaaggtgaaatgacacgaaacgatcagttaaagattttattcatgacagaagcaaactgaactggggaggcgtggtagtaggtggcagggtttctcacaacaggaactggcataagactacttccgTAAACTGTGTAACGCAGGGTAACCATATACCTCAATTCAGGGAATAatgagatccctcccgttgagtcatgaggttcagagcagaccccccttgctttctagactcctcctcagagaagggcccaggggcggctggatccactcttagtctcagacttggtcaacggtttatgtcctGAAagagatgaggtgtagggattgtgcaaaaaggaaaaggaaaaggaaagagagaagaagacagagagagaaaaaggaagagagaaagatttcaccggtcctgggtccagcattggtccagtcagccaaggcgTCCAGTTcctggtgggcttgcacacctggggcttcagtctgtgtccttttatcatccttgcccctccttcaggtgggcaccagagcctttgggcttgggggtcgtttggggagtaacttctccttccctgcagacatggccattgtttgatctttgtatcagaacagcttatcagaacagggagctgccaccctccagcacaccctccccctcctgttgctgatgtctgagctgatgggcttttcaccttggttccttgctgtgcagggtttgtctttaagcagaacttgccccaccacaatgtttgagacattaactctttcagtctctcacagttcccgagcagtgacctgccccccccaggccaactccccccagtttatatactagacatgacgtcacatggtatggaatacccctttggccagtttgggtcagctgtcctggctgtgtcctctcccaacttcttgtgcccctccagccttcttgctgactgggcatgagaagctgaaaaatccttgacttagtctaaacactacttagcaacaactaaaaacatcagtgtgttatcagcattcttctcatactagaTCCAAAACGTAACACTTTACTAgcgctagaaagaaaattaattctatcccagctgaaatcaggacacccCTGTAAAGAACCAGGATCATCTGGGAGTGGCATGGTTCCCAGGGTTGTCTGCAGCCCAAGGTAGGCCAGAACAATCagatccttcttttttttttttttttgccagaaaacacCAGTATCTCCACTAGGTGCCAAAACCTGGAGAGTGGAAGACAGCTTTAGCCAGTCCTGCCCTCTCCAGAGACATCATGGGGTAAGAAAAGACACCTGCTCTATGGAAAGCTTGCATCCCATGCCTTCGTTTGTCCTGGTGCTCAGCTGTGGCACCCTCTATCCCAACCCAAAGCAATGTGCCAGAGAGGAGGAGCCCAGGGCTCAGCTCCAGGCTGACCAAATCCTTTCCAAGGGGAAGCTGCTCCCTGGGGCAGCACAGCTGCCAGGCTGGGGTCTATGCATCCTGTGAACATGTGTACTATGATGTTTTACAGAATGGTGACTTCTCCAACTAAGGGGCAAAAAAAAGGTGGCATAAACAGGTCATGTGTCCAGCAGGGTGGTGGGACTTCTGGGGCAAGAGGGAATGCATTGGCCCAGAGGATGGGATTCCACCGATAGGACCCGACTTTCATAGGAAGTTGGGGATGTGACACCTGTGACTTATTATGGATAAAATTTGACCTTATACTGCCAATATCCTCCAGTGTTTTATTCCCTAGTAAAGACAGAATTACCAAGACAAAGGAGCATAGTAAAAAGCTGGATGGTTTCTCTTCTGGCCAGAACCTTCTGTCCCGGGTGGAGTATTTTGTTCTCTCCCTCTACATGTATCAATGGCTGTGTCAGCATAACCACCCATGACAGGGGATTTATCTTGTCACTTTTGACTGCAAGCTgcacagcagagacagaaaagccaTCACAAAGACATCCAAATTCTTCTAGACACAGGCAAACACTCTGTGGCAGGCTCTCttacaaatgcacacacacttGCTATAGgtgtctgcagggagctgctACTGAATAATGGCAAAATGCTGTGAAACTTTGGATCACATGTGGGTTCCTGCCTGTTTTCTCAAGGTACTGTTactgctggaaaagaaaagagaagacagagaggaaaaagacatTTCCTTCCTGATCCCAAAACCAacctgcttccttttttctttctccatccatccctctctCTCTTACTGTCTCTTCTGATGGACCTAGGACCAGTGTTTATAGTTGTTGTATTGAGTTTATGTGGAAAGGTTTTGGTAgtgaaggggaaaggaagggagcaggaggaggagggagttctgtgagaagacaccagaagctgcccccaagTTGGATAGAGCCAGCTTCacccggctccaagatggacctgccactggccaaagccaGGTCAATCATTGACATTGGTAGGAACTCTGTGATAACATATATAAGAATGGGTAAAAAACGTTGTGCAACagctgagagagagaagtaaggaaatgtgaaagaaacaaccctaCCGACACCAGggtcagtggagaaggagggggaggaggtgctccaggcacccacgctggagcagtctgctcctgaacAACTGCACCCAttagaaaggacccatgctggagcagtttgtgaagaactgcagcccttgggaaggacccacattggagaagttcgtggaggactgtctcccatgggaagaacccatgctggagcaggggagcagtgtgaggaggaaggagcagcagacacCAAGCATTATGACCTGACCACAACCATTCTCTACCCCCTAACACAGCTCAGGGCAGTGAAGGAGGAGGTAAAAGAGTTAGGAGTGAAGTTGAACCTGAGAAGAAGGGGGTTGGGGGGAAACTGGTTTtacatttgtttcatttctcactatcctactctcaTTTATTGGCATTAAATTCAATTATTTTCCCCAAGGTGAGTCTGTTTTGACtttgacagtaattggtaagtgatcccCCTAaccttatctcaatccacgagctttttcatcatattttatccccctgtcctgttgagtagggggagtgatagagcagcttggtgggcacctggtagcCAGCTGAGGTTAACCCACTACAGATGTATATCACTGTGGGAGCTCTCTGTTGTCCTGCACATGtgattttttcctcttacaaCACAGATACATTAATATTCTGCAGGGATAGCAGGAAATTGAAAGTCCTCTTCCTGTTAACAGTATTAGGATATCCCAGTCTCTCTCACGCTCACacattgttacggatgcacgactaaccaaatcccacaggtgttaaaactcagatttattcttcagcaaaagttagttagaagtctggcaacacctaataaaaccacaggctcaatgatgtaaagagaattaatactacacggccgacttaagaattcccaagatttaaagcgatggctcaaaatGTGCCTATCACTCACctgaaagctgagggctctctccctcgaggagttacctcgggcggtgccccggcccgagggggagtccccgactgcagacccgctgctccgaggaggactgccaacgtgtcctcctgcgggaccccgtttatacccctgtcgaatctgacctgtggtcatttaattctattggccaggagggtcgcctcggtgtacctggcgcatctcgattggccagttcaaatttcaacctgcagcctccagggtttccttccccttctcgcttcctggagaagtttcatttcctgctggcaggatggggggggggggggcgggatgcaGCACGCTGTGGCTGTcactttcttcctacatgtcaaCACCTCTAGGCCTTGCTATTCCCccccttccagctctgctttctgagtACTCAGGGACCCAGGAGAAACCCAAGATGACAGGGAGTGGGAAGTGGGATGTAACTTTCAGAGCAGCTCCTGATTCTCTCACCCTGCTGGAGGTGTCCTGGTCCCAGCACACAAGGGCCAGGCACTACAGGCTGTTCCCTGGGGCTCTGGGAAGCAGCAGACCAGGGACCTGGAGCAGGGGCACAGCACAGCTCCCCTTCCAGGCCACCCTACAAGAGGTGATGGGCATAACTGTACTGCACTGCAGGATCCACACTGAGCCAAGAGCTCTGAGCTCCTGCCCCAAACCACTGTCCACCTTGTCTCCAGCCTTCCAGTTCTTGCTGCAGAGCCAGGAACATGTTGCCTTCTCCAGGATCATCTGGATTGTGGAGCCTTTCCCTGTGCAGTCACTGACTCACACTTTTTCCAGATTCCATGGGAAAGACCACTGTCAGTCAGCAGAAGTGACTTGTCATGGTGGAGGAAAGAGGCACCTTCCAGACCATCAGGTCTTATCAGATATGCCACTTTGGTGCCATGCTCTGGTACTAGCAGAGAGGAGGCCAAACCCCACACCTGCTCTCATATCACACAGCAGGTGGCCCCAAGCAGAGCAGCCAACTCACCACACAGATGAATACCATGGGGAAATACAAATTCCAGTGGTTGGAGGGATTTGAGGTCTCTGATGCTGGTTTGTGCCTGTGCTGTCCATGACACCCTGGTGCAGGGAGCTTCCTTGGTTGGGCAAAAACCTGGGAAAGGGAGTGGGTGTTCCTGTGCAAGGCTGAGCTGGGGGGACAGCTCTCCCCTGGCTGTGCTATTTCACCTCCGCAGCCAGGCATGTCGTCAATAAACCTCTTTCTAAAGGTGGCCACACTTCAGAGGATGGACAAAGTGGTGAGAAAGCCTCTGTGGTGGAAATTTTCTCTCTCCACATCCCAGGTCAGGACCACACTCACTGTAGGCTACACAGGGCTATTTTGACCTGGTCTCACTGCATGGTTCCATGGGCTGAAAGAAACTGGTAAAGGCTCCTCCAGGTCCAGCAGTCCTGTGTCAAAAACTTTTTTGGTTTCTCCAGAGGACTTTTTCCCacaacacagaaagaagaaattgttCCCAGGTGGAACATTTATGCTGAACAAAAAAGATACTGACATACAGCTTCCGTGGGAAGTGGACCCCCAACCCACAAGACAGTAGAAATTTCAAGGCATTGGAAGGATTATGAGATGTGGACCAAGTTATTCTGGTGCATTACAGAAACACAGTGGCACTCTGTGTGCACTTTCCCTCCACAGAGTTTAAGGTTGGCCAACGGTGTCATTCAGAGTAAAATCAGTTTTGCAGCTGGAATATTATCAGCCTGCTGGTTTTCAAAGAGGCAGAGAAGTTTAGGAAGCAAAGAGTAACCCAATGCATGCCTAAGCACACTCTAGACAAACCTAGGATACCTAGTCACTGCACAAGCATCCCCAAACACCTCCTCCGAGAAATAACCTTGAGCAACATCTCTCTTCCTGGGCATCTTGGGAGAGCATCTGCAAGGGAAAGAATGACACAGAACcatgggctgggatgcagcagaactttaatgATTCAAAAGAGGGAAACTACATCAATCTGAGTTGAGATCCTGGTGCAGGGAGCACCACGGGCAGAAAAGAGTCTGTGGTCCATGGCTGTGCCAGAGATCCTGCCAAGTGTCCATctgcctgccccacagagggTGCAGGGTCAGCAGGTCTTCCCTAGGCTGGCTTTGTGGGGCTCACAGCCCAGGGGAGCACAAAAGAACAAGGAcatgggaggaaaaggagagagtggaggaggggaaaggcaggcaaggactgtgctttctcagagctgaGGCTGGCCCCGTCCTTTTGCAAGGGGTGCTGGGGTTGCTCCGCCTCTTTGCAAGCAACAAGCCGATGCTCCGTCCCCAGTGCGGTACCATCTCCTGGGTCCCTGGTGGCCTTGCCCAGGGCCATCGCCAGCAGCTTTAGCAGGGGAGGCACCTCCTGCCGCAGTAGCGGCTGCCAAAGCCGGAGAGGCCAAAGCCCCCGGAGGAGATGGGCACTCcctcagagctgaggatgctgccaacggcagcggaggtggaggagcccacggcggtgttctgtgggaaggagctgaggatggggccgggcagggtcaccaccacgggggagggctggatgacaacggtggagtcctggcactgcctgacacagggctcattgcagctgttggccagcggggtcgggccgcagggctggcagggcaggcactggttgtagcaggacatgtcttgggtccggaggtgcacctgggagagagggcaggggggagcagagcaCAGGGGCTGGGTGAGGAGAAGCCTGTAGGCCCACCACAAGGAAGAAAAGCCACAAGCTGGAGGTGAGAGCTGGAGGCTGTGTAGGGAGGCCCGCTGTCCTCACCATCCCCTCAGCCCAAAAGAGCCCTCAGAAGAGCAAACATGCCCAGGGAGATCCCCTCCTAGCCCATAGCTCAGGAGACAACTCAGCCAAGCCCAACCTCTTTCCATGCACACCTAATACCTCCATCCTTCTCTCATGACAACGAGCTCCATGACCCAGCAAGGACAAAAGGCAGTTTTGTGCTGAGAAATCCCgtagcaggaagaggaggaggaagaagaaaagaaggaagagaaagagcttCAGACTCACCTTTTTCCCAAGGAGATGCAGGCAACAGGAGCggatgagagagagaggagaagggcCCACTTTTATACCGCTCCTGCACCGCCCCAGGCCCACAGTCACTGCACGCGGGCAGTAATTTTCCAACAGACTCACCTCCAAAGCAAAATATCCTACCTAATGGCacaggtggtgtttttgtttccGTCAACGCTGCCATTTCGGTTCCTCATTTCTGACATACCCATGAGGCCACAGAGGCTCCCGTCATGTACCAGGATGAGAGGCCCAAGGATTTCCTGGGCAGGAACACATCAGTACAGGCAGAAGATGCACCAGCAAGTGCAGGAGGGGTCTGTGTAGGCAAGAGACATCGGTGTGGGGAAATTTGGTGAGGTTGTTTTCAACTCACATTACAGGAATGTACAGATATCCTCCTGCCAAAACAGTCCATCCTGGGTACCCAAAGGCTCCTGTCCCTGATGCTGTGACACATCCTTCTCCCTTAATCCTTTACAGGTTTATTTTACAAAGTCATCCCCACTCGTTACGGTCTATGGGTGTCTCTGATCACTGCCTTCAGCAGGcatgaagaaggaaaatgttacCCTTCTGAACACCACGATTCCTCAACAAGCCCTGTGGAGTCGGGTCCGTCCTCACTACCAAAGGGGT encodes:
- the LOC128140742 gene encoding feather keratin 1-like, whose translation is MSCYNQCLPCQPCGPTPLANSCNEPCVRQCQDSTVVIQPSPVVVTLPGPILSSFPQNTAVGSSTSAAVGSILSSEGVPISSGGFGLSGFGSRYCGRRCLPC